A window of the Gossypium hirsutum isolate 1008001.06 chromosome A05, Gossypium_hirsutum_v2.1, whole genome shotgun sequence genome harbors these coding sequences:
- the LOC107959053 gene encoding uncharacterized protein, whose product MEGFGAEDLSTIGGIATVSLLHSFIPTHWLPFSIVGRAQNWTLSRTLFVTAFGAVLHVISTSLLGIAAITMANTIAGEETVHKLASLLLIVLGGSYILLFLSGKGGHSHSHNQPMEKMAVAGLVLVPALSPCATTLPVFLAVGNSSSMMVLAIIVLLFSTIAVMASLVALSFYGASQLKFRWVERYDKVLVGSVLCLVGILTLIFHDHDGEEGLHAHQVHRKVIGL is encoded by the exons ATGGAGGGTTTTGGCGCCGAAGATCTGTCCACAATAGGCGGCATAGCCACTGTTTCTCTTCTTCATTCTTTCATTCCCACCCATTGGCTTCCATTCTCCATCGTCGGCCGTGCCCAAAATTGGACCCTTTCTCGTACCCTTTTTGTCA CCGCATTTGGAGCAGTTTTGCACGTAATATCCACTTCTCTTCTTGGTATAGCTGCAATAACTATGGCGAACACAATTGCTGGTGAAGAAACAGTGCATAAACTTGCTTCACTTTTGCTCATAGTTCTTGGTGGTAGCTATATATTGTTGTTTTTGTCTGGTAAGGGTGGACACAGTCATTCTCATAACCAACCCATGGAGAAAATGGCCGTCGCTGGCCTTGTCCTCGTTCCAGCATTGTCTCCTTGTGCAACCACTCTTCCTGTGTTCCTAGCTGTCGGAAATTCGTCTTCCATGATGGTACTTGCCATTATAGTGTTGCTATTCAG CACAATAGCAGTGATGGCCTCGCTGGTGGCTTTATCCTTCTATGGTGCTAGCCAGCTCAAGTTTCGCTGGGTGGAGCGATACGACAAAGTTCTCGTGGGTTCGGTGCTATGCTTGGTAGGGATCCTAACACTCATTTTTCACGATCATGATGGAGAGGAGGGCTTGCATGCACATCAGGTGCACAGGAAAGTTATTGGTCTTTGA